The following proteins come from a genomic window of Cronobacter muytjensii ATCC 51329:
- a CDS encoding MFS transporter, which yields MNNHNDAAHRAPGLSRLLILILAIATGLSVASIYYAQPILPLIGSDLRLGVDGMGLIPTLTQAGYALGILFLLPLGDRHDRRMLILVKCLALAVMLALYSFSDGLHSLLVLSLLVGMMATMAQDIVPAAAILSPAGQQGKIVGTVMTGLLLGILLSRSVSGVISAAFGWRVMYQLAAASIALTGLVLWRVLPRFETHATLSYPALLHSMGGLWKRYPTLRGAALAQGFLSIGFSAFWSMLAVMLQAQFHMGSAVAGAFGLAGAAGALAAPLSGALSDRFGPARVTQLGSLLVMLSFAAMFALPLLTPSMQLLVIALAAVGFDLGLQSSLVAHQTLVYSLEPTARGRLNALLFTGVFVGMALGSLLGSKAWAFGGWPAVVALATLASGVALVIRLTQKTRPAGFAAKPVAER from the coding sequence ATGAATAACCATAACGATGCTGCACACCGCGCCCCTGGGCTCTCACGGCTGTTAATACTGATTCTGGCCATAGCGACCGGCCTGAGTGTCGCCTCGATTTACTACGCGCAGCCGATCCTGCCGCTGATTGGCAGCGATCTGCGCCTCGGCGTCGACGGCATGGGGCTTATCCCGACGCTGACACAGGCGGGCTACGCGCTCGGCATTCTGTTTCTGCTGCCGCTGGGCGACCGTCACGACCGCCGCATGCTCATCCTGGTCAAATGCCTGGCGCTTGCCGTAATGCTCGCACTTTACAGTTTCAGCGACGGGCTGCATAGCCTGCTGGTGCTGAGCCTGTTAGTGGGCATGATGGCGACGATGGCGCAGGATATCGTCCCCGCCGCGGCCATCCTTTCACCTGCGGGTCAGCAGGGAAAAATCGTCGGTACGGTGATGACCGGCCTGCTGCTTGGCATTCTGCTCTCCCGTTCGGTGAGCGGCGTTATCAGCGCGGCCTTCGGCTGGCGGGTAATGTATCAGCTTGCTGCCGCCAGCATCGCGCTGACCGGTCTGGTGTTGTGGCGCGTCCTGCCGCGCTTTGAAACGCACGCGACCCTCAGCTATCCGGCTCTGCTGCACTCAATGGGCGGCCTGTGGAAACGCTACCCGACCCTGCGCGGCGCGGCCCTGGCGCAAGGCTTCCTGTCGATTGGCTTCAGCGCGTTCTGGTCGATGCTGGCAGTCATGCTTCAGGCGCAGTTTCACATGGGCAGCGCGGTCGCGGGCGCGTTTGGTCTCGCAGGCGCGGCTGGCGCGCTGGCCGCACCGCTCTCCGGCGCGCTCTCCGACCGTTTCGGCCCGGCGCGCGTTACCCAGCTCGGCAGCCTGTTAGTGATGCTCTCCTTTGCCGCCATGTTTGCCCTGCCCTTGCTGACGCCTTCCATGCAACTGCTGGTGATTGCGCTGGCGGCGGTCGGTTTCGATTTAGGCCTGCAGTCATCGCTGGTGGCGCACCAGACGCTGGTTTACAGCCTGGAGCCGACAGCGCGCGGGCGTCTGAACGCCCTGCTCTTTACCGGCGTGTTTGTGGGGATGGCGCTGGGGTCGCTGCTCGGCAGTAAAGCCTGGGCGTTTGGCGGCTGGCCTGCGGTGGTTGCGCTGGCAACGCTCGCAAGCGGCGTGGCGCTGGTGATTCGCCTGACGCAGAAAACGCGTCCGGCCGGGTTCGCGGCGAAACCGGTGGCGGAACGCTAA
- a CDS encoding LysR family transcriptional regulator, whose product MGIERIDRVELMHTLVRIIESGSLSAAAVQMNTTQATVSRRLKSLEDLLGARLLLRTTHAMKLTDDGERCYQHARSVMASWQALEDEIKNAEGEPVGVLRVRAPHAFGQDQLIDPLTGFLNRYPGLCVEWMLNDKSPDFIGDNIDCALHVGPDVDPSVIAVQLAEVPRIVVASPALLERRPAVNTLDDLAALPWVALSTFYRREVALQHTQSGERQAFAVMPRLSSDSLYAVRRTILNGLGAGMVSAWVVEDDLREGRLVQLLPAWQAPPLPVYLLYPWARYYPARLRRFLELMKAVMPELAGMRRVPAGGA is encoded by the coding sequence ATGGGCATTGAGCGTATAGATCGGGTGGAGCTGATGCACACCCTTGTGCGTATTATCGAAAGCGGCTCGCTTTCAGCCGCCGCCGTGCAGATGAATACCACCCAGGCGACCGTCAGCCGCCGCCTGAAGTCGCTGGAGGATTTACTGGGCGCGAGGCTGTTGCTGCGCACCACGCACGCCATGAAGCTTACCGATGACGGCGAGCGCTGCTATCAGCACGCCCGAAGCGTAATGGCGAGCTGGCAGGCGCTGGAGGATGAAATTAAAAACGCGGAAGGGGAGCCGGTCGGCGTACTGCGCGTGCGGGCGCCGCACGCGTTCGGACAGGATCAGCTTATCGATCCGCTGACCGGCTTTTTAAACCGCTATCCGGGCCTGTGCGTGGAGTGGATGCTCAACGATAAATCACCGGATTTCATCGGCGATAATATCGACTGCGCGCTGCACGTCGGGCCGGATGTCGACCCGTCAGTGATAGCCGTACAGCTCGCTGAAGTGCCGCGCATCGTGGTGGCGTCGCCTGCGCTGCTGGAACGCCGCCCGGCGGTGAACACCCTTGACGATCTTGCCGCGCTGCCCTGGGTGGCGCTCAGTACCTTTTATCGACGCGAAGTCGCGCTCCAGCATACGCAAAGCGGCGAACGGCAGGCGTTCGCGGTAATGCCGCGGCTCAGCTCTGACAGCCTGTACGCGGTGCGCCGCACTATTCTTAACGGGCTGGGCGCTGGCATGGTTTCCGCATGGGTGGTGGAGGACGATCTGCGCGAGGGGCGGCTGGTGCAACTGCTGCCGGCGTGGCAGGCGCCGCCGCTGCCGGTTTATCTGCTCTACCCGTGGGCGCGCTACTACCCGGCGCGGCTGCGGCGGTTTCTGGAGTTGATGAAAGCGGTCATGCCGGAGCTGGCAGGGATGCGGCGGGTCCCGGCAGGCGGGGCGTAA
- the flgK gene encoding flagellar hook-associated protein FlgK, whose product MSSSLINSAMSGLSAAQTALSTVSNNISNYNVAGYTRQTTVLGQSNSTMTQGGWVGNGVYVSGIQREYDAFITNQLNAAQNQSSGLTTRYEQMSKIDDMLSGTTNNISTTMQDFFKSLQTLTSNAEDPAARQTLLGKADGLVNQFKVVDQYLRDQDKQVNTAITSSVQQINNYATQIASLNEQITRLTGMGSGASPNDLLDQRDQLVSELNKIVGVDVSVQDGNTFNVTMANGYNLVQGSKASQIAAVPSSADPARTTIAFVDKIAGNIEIPEKLVTSGSLGGLFAFRSQDLDQARNNLGQLALSFGDAFNKQHEAGFDASGDAGKAFFKLGDAAAMSNTRNTGSASLTATITDSSAVKASDYQMAYDGSNWKVTRLSDNVIVNATPTTDGSGNLTALEFDGLKIDITGAAANKDTFTIKPVSNVIISMDVAIHDESEIAMASDAASGESDNRNGKALLDLQNSKTVGGSKTFNDAYAAFISDVGNTTNTLKSSSTTQTNVVTQLTNQQQSISGVNLDEEYGNLQRYQQYYMANAQVLQTASTLFDALLQIR is encoded by the coding sequence ATGTCCAGTAGCTTAATTAATAGCGCCATGAGTGGCCTGAGTGCGGCGCAAACCGCACTGAGCACGGTGAGCAATAACATCTCTAACTACAACGTCGCAGGCTATACCCGCCAGACCACCGTTCTGGGGCAGTCTAACAGCACCATGACGCAGGGCGGCTGGGTCGGCAACGGCGTGTATGTGTCCGGTATTCAGCGTGAATATGATGCATTTATCACGAATCAGCTGAACGCGGCGCAAAACCAGAGCAGCGGGTTAACCACCCGTTATGAGCAGATGTCGAAAATCGACGATATGCTATCTGGCACCACCAATAACATCTCTACTACCATGCAGGATTTTTTCAAAAGCCTGCAAACGCTGACCAGCAACGCCGAAGATCCGGCGGCGCGTCAGACCCTGCTCGGTAAAGCCGACGGTCTGGTCAATCAGTTTAAGGTGGTGGATCAGTATCTGCGCGACCAGGATAAGCAGGTCAATACGGCCATTACTTCCAGCGTCCAGCAGATCAACAACTACGCCACGCAGATTGCGTCGCTGAACGAGCAGATCACCCGCCTGACCGGTATGGGCTCCGGCGCATCGCCGAACGATCTGCTGGATCAGCGCGATCAACTGGTGAGCGAGCTGAACAAAATCGTCGGCGTGGATGTCTCCGTTCAGGATGGCAACACGTTTAACGTCACGATGGCGAACGGTTACAACCTGGTTCAGGGCAGCAAAGCCAGCCAGATTGCCGCCGTGCCGTCGAGCGCCGATCCGGCGCGCACCACGATTGCGTTCGTCGATAAGATTGCCGGCAATATTGAGATCCCGGAAAAACTGGTGACCAGCGGTTCGCTGGGCGGTCTGTTCGCCTTCCGTTCTCAGGATCTCGACCAGGCGCGTAACAACCTGGGCCAGCTGGCGCTCTCTTTTGGCGATGCGTTTAACAAACAGCACGAAGCGGGCTTTGACGCCAGCGGCGACGCCGGTAAAGCGTTCTTTAAGCTCGGCGATGCGGCGGCGATGAGCAATACCCGCAACACCGGCAGCGCTTCCCTGACCGCGACCATCACTGACAGCTCGGCGGTGAAAGCCAGCGATTATCAGATGGCGTACGACGGCAGCAACTGGAAAGTGACGCGTCTGTCTGACAACGTCATCGTGAACGCCACGCCGACGACCGACGGTTCGGGCAACCTGACCGCGCTGGAGTTCGACGGCCTGAAGATTGACATCACGGGCGCGGCGGCCAACAAAGACACCTTTACCATCAAGCCGGTGAGCAACGTCATTATCAGCATGGACGTGGCTATCCATGATGAGTCAGAAATCGCGATGGCATCCGACGCGGCATCGGGCGAGAGCGACAACCGTAACGGTAAAGCGCTGCTGGATCTGCAAAACAGCAAAACCGTCGGCGGCAGCAAAACGTTTAACGATGCCTATGCAGCGTTTATCAGCGACGTGGGTAACACCACCAACACGCTGAAAAGCTCCAGCACCACCCAGACTAACGTGGTAACGCAGCTGACCAACCAGCAGCAGTCCATTTCCGGGGTCAACCTGGATGAAGAGTACGGCAACCTGCAGCGCTATCAGCAGTACTACATGGCGAACGCCCAGGTGCTGCAAACCGCGTCCACGCTGTTTGACGCCCTTCTCCAGATTCGCTAA
- the flgJ gene encoding flagellar assembly peptidoglycan hydrolase FlgJ, translating into MLTDSKLLSSAAFDAQSLNDLKAKAGKDPNGNLKQVARQVEGMFVQMMLKSMREALPKDGMFSSDQTRLYTSMYDQQIAQQMTAGKGLGLADMMVKQMGGDPSASAEAPAAAQSASQVPMKFDIDTMNSYRNQTITQIVRQAMPKAPSNEEPLSGDSKDFLAQLALPAKLASQQSGVPHHLILAQAALESGWGQRQILKANGEPSFNIFGIKATSSWKGPVTEITTTEYENGEAKKVKAKFRVYSSYLEALSDYVGMLTRNPRYAAVTTAASAEDGAKALQSAGYATDPNYARKLTSMIQQMKSLGEKVSKAYSQDISTLF; encoded by the coding sequence TGACTGATAGCAAATTACTGTCCAGCGCCGCCTTTGACGCGCAATCGCTCAATGACCTGAAAGCTAAGGCCGGTAAGGATCCGAACGGCAACCTGAAACAGGTTGCCCGCCAGGTGGAAGGGATGTTCGTGCAAATGATGCTGAAAAGCATGCGCGAAGCGCTGCCCAAGGATGGGATGTTCAGTAGCGATCAGACTCGGCTATATACCAGCATGTACGATCAGCAAATTGCCCAGCAGATGACGGCGGGCAAGGGGCTTGGCCTTGCGGACATGATGGTGAAACAGATGGGCGGCGACCCTTCAGCCAGCGCTGAAGCGCCCGCCGCTGCGCAAAGCGCGTCTCAGGTGCCGATGAAGTTCGATATCGACACCATGAACAGCTACCGCAACCAGACAATTACCCAGATTGTGCGCCAGGCGATGCCGAAGGCGCCGTCCAATGAAGAACCGCTCTCCGGCGACAGTAAAGACTTCCTGGCGCAGCTGGCGCTGCCCGCGAAGCTTGCAAGCCAGCAGAGCGGCGTTCCTCATCACCTGATCCTCGCCCAGGCGGCGCTGGAATCGGGCTGGGGCCAGCGCCAGATCCTGAAAGCGAACGGCGAGCCAAGCTTTAACATTTTCGGCATCAAAGCGACCTCGTCGTGGAAAGGGCCGGTGACGGAGATAACCACCACCGAATATGAAAATGGCGAAGCGAAGAAGGTGAAAGCGAAGTTCCGTGTTTATAGCTCCTATCTTGAGGCGCTGTCGGACTACGTGGGCATGCTGACGCGCAACCCGCGTTACGCGGCGGTCACCACGGCCGCCTCGGCGGAAGATGGCGCGAAAGCGTTGCAGAGCGCCGGTTACGCGACCGATCCGAACTACGCCCGTAAGCTGACCAGCATGATCCAGCAGATGAAATCGCTGGGCGAAAAGGTGAGCAAAGCGTACAGCCAGGATATCTCGACGTTGTTCTGA
- the flgL gene encoding flagellar hook-associated protein FlgL — protein sequence MRISTQMMYQQNMRGITESQSTWLKYGEQMSTGKRVNRPSDDPIAAAQAVVLSQAQAQNDQYTQARTFATQKVSLESSVLDQVTSVITSAQEKIVYANNGTLSDTDRASVATDLQGMRDQLLNLANSADGNGRYIFAGYKTDSAPFSGTAGNITYNGGTDNITQQVDSARTMVIGHTGNLVFDRVTSNATPEPDGSPSETNLFKMLDSAIAALKTPMEGADETTQQGLLDAISKTSRGLSNSLDNVGTVLAEVGTQLKELDNLDELGAERTLGQTEQMSNLVDVDWNSAISSYVMQQAALQASYKAFSDMQGMSLFQLNR from the coding sequence ATGCGTATTAGTACTCAAATGATGTATCAGCAGAACATGCGGGGCATTACCGAATCGCAGAGTACCTGGCTGAAATACGGTGAGCAGATGTCCACTGGCAAACGCGTTAACCGTCCGTCTGACGATCCGATCGCTGCCGCGCAGGCAGTCGTGCTCTCCCAGGCGCAGGCGCAGAACGACCAGTACACCCAGGCGCGTACCTTCGCGACCCAGAAAGTGTCGCTGGAGTCGAGCGTGCTGGATCAGGTGACCAGCGTCATCACCTCCGCCCAGGAGAAGATTGTCTATGCCAACAACGGCACGCTGAGCGACACCGACCGCGCGTCGGTCGCGACCGATCTTCAGGGGATGCGCGACCAGTTGCTGAACCTGGCGAACAGCGCTGACGGTAATGGTCGCTATATTTTTGCGGGCTATAAAACCGATTCGGCGCCGTTTAGCGGTACGGCGGGCAACATCACGTACAACGGCGGCACGGACAACATCACTCAGCAGGTGGATTCCGCACGTACCATGGTTATCGGTCATACCGGCAACCTGGTTTTCGACCGCGTCACCAGCAACGCCACGCCGGAGCCGGACGGCTCGCCGAGCGAAACGAACCTGTTTAAAATGCTCGACTCCGCTATCGCAGCGCTGAAAACCCCGATGGAAGGCGCGGACGAAACGACCCAGCAGGGCCTGCTGGACGCTATCTCCAAAACCTCGCGCGGTTTGAGCAACTCGCTGGATAACGTCGGGACGGTGCTGGCGGAAGTGGGTACCCAGCTTAAAGAGCTGGATAACCTGGATGAGCTGGGCGCGGAACGTACGCTCGGTCAGACCGAGCAGATGAGTAATCTGGTGGATGTGGACTGGAACTCGGCCATTTCCTCTTATGTCATGCAGCAGGCGGCGCTTCAGGCTTCCTACAAAGCATTTAGCGATATGCAGGGTATGTCGCTGTTCCAGTTAAACCGTTAA